The following proteins come from a genomic window of Mammaliicoccus sp. Marseille-Q6498:
- a CDS encoding DUF771 domain-containing protein has product MYTKTWWSMEDLENETGRNRNWLKARVLKVPKFRKEIQNFAHYPINNNDQYRFVGSEMKKFLEDNFKEIFELEEVK; this is encoded by the coding sequence ATGTACACAAAAACATGGTGGAGCATGGAAGATTTAGAAAATGAAACTGGACGTAATAGAAATTGGCTGAAGGCAAGAGTTTTAAAAGTACCGAAGTTCAGAAAAGAAATTCAAAATTTTGCGCATTATCCAATAAACAATAATGATCAGTATCGTTTCGTAGGTTCTGAAATGAAGAAGTTCTTAGAAGATAATTTCAAAGAAATATTTGAATTGGAGGAAGTCAAATGA
- a CDS encoding site-specific integrase: MTVTKRKERGTWQYAFGHGGKTYRKSGFTTKREAVEAETKAKNDLLDGFQFDNNITLFDYFKEWSETYKNPVVSEKTYVSYTTIMNHLKKASIGKIPLKDITKVKYQKFINEFAKTHTDESVRKLNGKIRSSIDDAIYEGILKKNFTYKIKYVGKNEAQQEDDKYITLKQYSDLKKELKTKYTDSSLVLFVMVVTGCRISGAINLKYDYIDRFKRTIYINEQKTTTSPRTVEISKEDMDHILKVLEQRPATMDGFVFSNGISTNAVNKALKGYCERLGIKQITTHAIRHTHCSYLLSKDVSIHYISKRLGHKNIKVTLEVYSHLLEESFEEENKKAVEALKVL, encoded by the coding sequence ATGACAGTAACAAAAAGAAAAGAACGTGGCACATGGCAATACGCTTTTGGACATGGAGGTAAGACTTATAGAAAAAGTGGATTTACAACTAAACGTGAAGCAGTAGAAGCAGAAACAAAAGCTAAGAATGATTTATTAGACGGGTTTCAGTTTGATAATAATATTACATTGTTCGATTATTTCAAAGAATGGTCTGAAACATATAAAAACCCTGTTGTAAGTGAAAAAACTTATGTGTCCTATACTACTATCATGAATCATTTGAAAAAGGCATCTATCGGCAAGATACCATTAAAAGATATTACCAAGGTTAAATATCAAAAATTTATAAATGAGTTTGCTAAAACTCACACAGATGAGTCTGTAAGAAAATTAAACGGTAAAATAAGAAGTTCTATAGATGATGCTATATATGAAGGAATACTTAAAAAGAACTTCACATACAAAATAAAGTATGTTGGTAAAAATGAAGCACAGCAAGAAGATGATAAATATATCACATTAAAACAATATTCAGATTTAAAGAAAGAATTGAAAACAAAATATACCGATTCATCACTAGTTCTATTTGTTATGGTCGTTACGGGTTGTAGAATATCTGGTGCTATCAATTTGAAATATGACTATATAGATAGGTTTAAAAGAACGATTTATATCAATGAGCAAAAAACAACCACTTCACCTAGAACAGTAGAAATATCTAAAGAAGATATGGACCATATTTTAAAAGTATTGGAGCAAAGACCTGCTACAATGGACGGTTTTGTATTTAGTAATGGTATAAGTACTAACGCAGTAAACAAGGCTTTAAAAGGTTATTGTGAACGATTAGGCATTAAACAAATTACAACCCATGCCATCAGACATACTCATTGTTCTTATTTATTATCTAAAGATGTATCTATACATTATATTTCTAAGAGATTAGGTCACAAAAATATTAAAGTGACATTAGAGGTTTATTCACACTTACTAGAAGAAAGTTTTGAAGAAGAGAATAAGAAAGCAGTTGAAGCTTTGAAAGTTTTATAG
- a CDS encoding helix-turn-helix transcriptional regulator — MQDMQLRREPYTLKMLRAKYDLTQAQAGERVGVSADVWHNWEKAKTFPNVPQIERIEEEFNVTYNEIIFLPKNNG, encoded by the coding sequence ATGCAAGATATGCAACTAAGACGTGAACCCTACACTTTAAAAATGTTAAGAGCTAAGTATGATTTAACGCAAGCACAAGCAGGCGAAAGAGTAGGTGTTTCAGCTGACGTTTGGCACAATTGGGAAAAGGCAAAAACATTCCCGAACGTTCCACAGATTGAAAGAATTGAGGAAGAATTTAATGTCACTTATAATGAGATTATTTTTTTGCCTAAGAATAACGGTTAA
- a CDS encoding SHOCT domain-containing protein — MKAKFINYFKAHGFGALLDDVYFKCTSVVSINGNYYSNCGIFLMEDNIIIVNKNSKAQHFYFGFDNIQTADKFLNKSVSIKDTIEDTDILIEFALKDERQIFLDHLEKLVEIEKLKLEQHKVKMNIEELEERVLIEEQKEQEQLNIERENQIPYKELKQLKELLDLGILTEEEYANKKDKILQNYL, encoded by the coding sequence ATGAAAGCAAAATTTATTAATTACTTTAAGGCACACGGGTTTGGCGCTTTGTTAGATGACGTCTATTTTAAATGTACTTCAGTCGTGAGTATAAACGGGAATTATTATAGTAATTGTGGGATATTTTTAATGGAAGATAACATCATAATCGTTAATAAGAATTCGAAGGCTCAACATTTTTATTTTGGTTTTGATAATATACAAACAGCAGATAAATTTTTGAATAAATCTGTGAGTATAAAAGATACAATAGAGGACACGGATATTTTAATAGAATTCGCTTTGAAAGATGAGAGACAAATATTTTTAGATCATCTTGAAAAATTAGTTGAAATCGAAAAACTGAAACTAGAACAACATAAAGTGAAGATGAATATCGAAGAATTAGAAGAACGAGTTCTTATTGAAGAACAAAAAGAGCAAGAACAACTCAACATTGAAAGAGAAAATCAAATACCATATAAAGAATTGAAACAACTAAAAGAATTATTAGATTTAGGAATATTAACAGAAGAAGAATATGCTAATAAGAAAGATAAAATTTTGCAAAATTATTTATAA